The following coding sequences lie in one Paroedura picta isolate Pp20150507F chromosome 10, Ppicta_v3.0, whole genome shotgun sequence genomic window:
- the ZNHIT3 gene encoding zinc finger HIT domain-containing protein 3 isoform X3, whose translation MPGPRRCSVCAEGEARTASCSVPCYKKHKAEQCVPKVDRAPRPASTEFLTGVQRDKLFNTEASPRSVGDTLTEEEEEDKVPLQTLQHLKDSEELRGLLFNPHLRQLLLTIDQATNKSALMRKYMQEPLFVEFADCCLQIVEPPEKETELPE comes from the exons ATGCCGGGGCCACGGAGGTGCAGCGTGTGCGCGGAGGGGGAGGCCAGAACGGCCAG TTGTTCGGTGCCTTGCTACAAGAAGCACAAAg CAGAGCAATGCGTCCCAAAAGTAGACCGAGCTCCACGGCCTGCAAGTACAGAATTTTTGACGGGTGTTCAGAGGGATAAATTATTCAACACAGAAG CGAGTCCTCGGTCAGTGGGTGACACTTTgacggaagaggaggaggaagataagGTCCCCCTGCAGACTCTCCAGCATCTAA AGGACTCAGAAGAACTCCGAGGCCTTCTCTTCAACCCTCACCTCCGGCAGCTGCTTCTAACCATTGACCAGGCCACGAACAAGAGCGCCCTCATGAGGAAGTACATGCAAGAGCCCCTGTTTGTGGAGTTTGCTGACTGCTGCCTGCAGATCGTGGAGCCCCCTGAGAAGGAGACTGAGCTTCCGGAATGA
- the ZNHIT3 gene encoding zinc finger HIT domain-containing protein 3 isoform X4 — MPGPRRCSVCAEGEARTASCSVPCYKKHKEQCVPKVDRAPRPASTEFLTGVQRDKLFNTEASPRSVGDTLTEEEEEDKVPLQTLQHLKDSEELRGLLFNPHLRQLLLTIDQATNKSALMRKYMQEPLFVEFADCCLQIVEPPEKETELPE; from the exons ATGCCGGGGCCACGGAGGTGCAGCGTGTGCGCGGAGGGGGAGGCCAGAACGGCCAG TTGTTCGGTGCCTTGCTACAAGAAGCACAAAg AGCAATGCGTCCCAAAAGTAGACCGAGCTCCACGGCCTGCAAGTACAGAATTTTTGACGGGTGTTCAGAGGGATAAATTATTCAACACAGAAG CGAGTCCTCGGTCAGTGGGTGACACTTTgacggaagaggaggaggaagataagGTCCCCCTGCAGACTCTCCAGCATCTAA AGGACTCAGAAGAACTCCGAGGCCTTCTCTTCAACCCTCACCTCCGGCAGCTGCTTCTAACCATTGACCAGGCCACGAACAAGAGCGCCCTCATGAGGAAGTACATGCAAGAGCCCCTGTTTGTGGAGTTTGCTGACTGCTGCCTGCAGATCGTGGAGCCCCCTGAGAAGGAGACTGAGCTTCCGGAATGA
- the ZNHIT3 gene encoding zinc finger HIT domain-containing protein 3 isoform X2 has translation MPGPRRCSVCAEGEARTARYRCPSCRASYCSVPCYKKHKEQCVPKVDRAPRPASTEFLTGVQRDKLFNTEASPRSVGDTLTEEEEEDKVPLQTLQHLKDSEELRGLLFNPHLRQLLLTIDQATNKSALMRKYMQEPLFVEFADCCLQIVEPPEKETELPE, from the exons ATGCCGGGGCCACGGAGGTGCAGCGTGTGCGCGGAGGGGGAGGCCAGAACGGCCAGGTACCGCTGCCCCAGCTGCAGGGCCAGCTA TTGTTCGGTGCCTTGCTACAAGAAGCACAAAg AGCAATGCGTCCCAAAAGTAGACCGAGCTCCACGGCCTGCAAGTACAGAATTTTTGACGGGTGTTCAGAGGGATAAATTATTCAACACAGAAG CGAGTCCTCGGTCAGTGGGTGACACTTTgacggaagaggaggaggaagataagGTCCCCCTGCAGACTCTCCAGCATCTAA AGGACTCAGAAGAACTCCGAGGCCTTCTCTTCAACCCTCACCTCCGGCAGCTGCTTCTAACCATTGACCAGGCCACGAACAAGAGCGCCCTCATGAGGAAGTACATGCAAGAGCCCCTGTTTGTGGAGTTTGCTGACTGCTGCCTGCAGATCGTGGAGCCCCCTGAGAAGGAGACTGAGCTTCCGGAATGA
- the ZNHIT3 gene encoding zinc finger HIT domain-containing protein 3 isoform X1 gives MPGPRRCSVCAEGEARTARYRCPSCRASYCSVPCYKKHKAEQCVPKVDRAPRPASTEFLTGVQRDKLFNTEASPRSVGDTLTEEEEEDKVPLQTLQHLKDSEELRGLLFNPHLRQLLLTIDQATNKSALMRKYMQEPLFVEFADCCLQIVEPPEKETELPE, from the exons ATGCCGGGGCCACGGAGGTGCAGCGTGTGCGCGGAGGGGGAGGCCAGAACGGCCAGGTACCGCTGCCCCAGCTGCAGGGCCAGCTA TTGTTCGGTGCCTTGCTACAAGAAGCACAAAg CAGAGCAATGCGTCCCAAAAGTAGACCGAGCTCCACGGCCTGCAAGTACAGAATTTTTGACGGGTGTTCAGAGGGATAAATTATTCAACACAGAAG CGAGTCCTCGGTCAGTGGGTGACACTTTgacggaagaggaggaggaagataagGTCCCCCTGCAGACTCTCCAGCATCTAA AGGACTCAGAAGAACTCCGAGGCCTTCTCTTCAACCCTCACCTCCGGCAGCTGCTTCTAACCATTGACCAGGCCACGAACAAGAGCGCCCTCATGAGGAAGTACATGCAAGAGCCCCTGTTTGTGGAGTTTGCTGACTGCTGCCTGCAGATCGTGGAGCCCCCTGAGAAGGAGACTGAGCTTCCGGAATGA